From a single Lolium rigidum isolate FL_2022 chromosome 7, APGP_CSIRO_Lrig_0.1, whole genome shotgun sequence genomic region:
- the LOC124679148 gene encoding K(+) efflux antiporter 2, chloroplastic-like, with amino-acid sequence MDLSRFASGAAPRPGLHIGGSGPFRGPCTLRRPRHRLGGAGNLMVASALRGSGCGSTFHAPALRLRAARCQGNDSLAYVDGPLEGTKGSSADEAATAPGPDADDRTRALAATAGDVDDLRDALQRARKDLEVARLNSTMFEGKAQRISESAIALKDRADGTQAEVSTAVAAVQEVIAREDDAKDAVRKATMALSMAEARLQLAAQALDAKRGSVGQLEVSLDDVEEEALASAQEEIRACQLTLSRCEEELRRVQGKKMELQKEVDRLTELAERALLDASKAEEDVSNIMVLAEQAVALEMEAAKRANDAELAMQKAEKAISLVDSVVDLVPPAEGQLSEEEYDISDVYDYSGDGVADTSERDEVSNVERLMQISDLAAEGIEQLESSYEMPTEERGEKLLAEPQKEAEPDLDKSSKPGKKPDAERKESKSSLKRSSRFFPASFFSSKSDGEFTPTSVFQGLMKTARKQAPVLITGILLLGAGALFINRAEKSAQLTQQPGITTSIEEVTSTAKPIVREIRQLPQRIKKLIELLPHQEVNEEEASLFDVLYLLLASVVFVPLFQKIPGGSPVLGYLAAGVLIGPYGLSIIRHVHGTKAIAEFGVVFLLFNIGLELSVERLSSMKKYVFGLGSAQVLVTAAVIGMIAHRFAALPGPAAIVIGSGLALSSTAVVLQVLQERGESTSRHGRATFSVLLFQDLAVVVLLILIPLLSPNSSKGGVGFQAIAEAMGMAAVKAVAAITAIIAGGRLFLRPIYRQIAENRNAEIFSANTLLVIFGTSLLTARAGLSMALGAFLAGLLLAETEFSLQVESDIAPYRGLLLGLFFMTVGMSIDPKLFMSNFPAISLILSLLIIGKTLLVTLTGRLFGISTIAAVRTGLLLAPGGEFAFVAFGEAVNQGLLSPQLSSLLFLVVGISMAMTPYLAAGGQFLASKFEQHDVRSLLPVESETDDLQGHIIILGFGRVGQIIAQLLSERLIPFVALDVRSDRVAVGRALDLPVYFGDAGSREVLHKVGAERACAAAITLDTPGANYRAVWALSKYFPNVKTFVRAHDVDHGVNLEKAGASAVVPETLEPSLQLAAAVLAQAKLPMSEIAATINEFRNRHLSELTELCSTSGNSLGYGFSRVMSKTKPLISDDESEPVDGALAI; translated from the exons ATGGATTTGTCCAGGTTCGCTTCCGGCGCCGCCCCGCGCCCGGGCCTGCATATCGGCGGCAGCGGGCCCTTCCGGGGCCCCTGCACGCTTCGGCGGCCCCGGCACCGCCTCGGCGGGGCAGGGAACCTCATGGTCGCCTCCGCCCTCCGTGGCTCCGGCTGCGGCAGCACCTTCCACGCGCCCGCGCTCCGGCTCAGAGCGGCGCGCTGCCAGGGCAACGACTCGCTGGCCTACGTGGACGGGCCCCTGGAGGGCACCAAGGGCTCCTCCGCCGACGAGGCCGCCACCGCGCCGGGGCCCGACGCCGACGACAGGACCCGCGCTCTGGCAGCCACCGCGGGCGACGTGGACGACCTCAGGGACGCGCTGCAGCGGGCCAGGAAGGACCTCGAGGTGGCCAGGCTCAACAGCACCATGTTCGAGGGCAAGGCGCAGCGGATCTCCGAGTCCGCCATCGCGCTCAAGGACCGCGCCGACGGCACGCAGGCCGAGGTCTCCACCGCGGTCGCCGCCGTGCAGGAGGTCATCGCCAGGGAGGACGACGCCAAGGACGCCGTCCGGAAGGCCACCATGGCGCTCTCCATGGCCGAGGCGCGCCTGCAGCTGGCCGCCCAGGCGCTGGACGCCAAGCGCGGCTCCGTGGGCCAGCTGGAGGTcagcctcgacgacgtggaggaggaggcgctcgcGTCCGCGCAGGAGGAGATCAGGGCGTGCCAGCTCACCCTCTCCAGGtgcgaggaggagctgcggcgggtCCAGgggaagaagatggagctgcAGAAGGAGGTTGACAGGCTCACCGAGCTCGCCGAGAGGGCGCTCCTCGACGCGTCCAAGGCCGAGGAGGACGTCTCCAACATCATGGTGCTGGCCGAGCAGGCCGTGGCGCTCGAGATGGAGGCCGCCAAGCGCGCCAACGACGCCGAGCTCGCCATGCAGAAGGCCGAGAAGGCCATCTCGCTGGTCGACTCCGTCGTGGACCTCGTGCCGCCTGCCGAGGGGCAGCTGAGCGAGGAGGAGTACGATATTTCTGATGTGTATGACTACAGCGGCGATGGTGTGGCCGACACTTCCGAAAGGGACGAGGTGTCGAATGTCGAGCGTCTGATGCAGATTAGCGACTTGGCCGCTGAGGGCATTGAGCAGCTTGAATCGTCCTATGAAATGCCCACTGAAGAGCGCGGTGAGAAGCTGCTTGCTGAGCCTCAGAAAGAAGCAGAGCCTGACCTAGACAAGTCATCAAAGCCAGGGAAGAAGCCCGACGCGGAACGCAAGGAGTCCAAATCATCGCTCAAGCGATCATCTCGCTTCTTCCCGGCGTCTTTCTTCTCCTCCAAATCTGATGGAGAGTTTACGCCTACATCTGTTTTCCAGGGGCTGATGAAAACAGCCAGAAAGCAAGCACCAGTTCTTATTACCGGGATACTGCTTCTTGGTGCAGG GGCACTCTTTATCAATAGAGCTGAGAAGAGTGCTCAATTAACTCAACAGCCAGGCATAACCACAAGTATTGAAGAAGTTACCTCCACTGCTAAGCCCATAGTTCGTGAGATACGACAGCTCCCACAGAGGATAAAGAAGCTAATCGAGCTCTTGCCTCATCAAGAG GTAAATGAGGAAGAAGCTTCGCTTTTTGACGTACTATATTTGCTGCTGGCTAGTGTTGTATTTGTACCATTATTCCAGAAAATACCCGGAG GTAGTCCTGTTCTTGGATATCTTGCTGCTGGTGTTCTCATTGGTCCCTATGGTCTTTCCATCATCCGTCATGTCCATGGAACAAAGGCAATTGCTGAATTTGGAGTCGTGTTCTTGTTATTCAACATCGGCCTCGAG CTTTCTGTTGAAAGGTTAAGCTCGATGAAGAAGTATGTCTTTGGATTAGGCTCTGCTCAG GTGTTGGTTACTGCAGCAGTTATTGGTATGATTGCTCACCGTTTTGCAGCACTACCAGGACCAGCGGCAATTGTAATTGGCAGTGGTTTGGCTCTATCATCGACGGCTGTTGTCTTGCAA GTACTGCAAGAACGTGGGGAGAGCACATCACGCCATGGACGCGCAACATTTTCTGTGCTACTTTTCCAG GATTTGGCTGTGGTGGTTCTGTTGATACTGATTCCACTTCTGTCACCTAATTCATCAAAAGGAGGG GTTGGTTTCCAAGCAATAGCAGAAGCCATGGGTATGGCTGCTGTAAAGGCAGTAGCTGCTATAACTGCCATCATTGCTGGGGGTCGTCTG TTCCTTAGGCCAATTTACAGACAAATTGCTGAAAATCGGAATGCTGAGATATTTTCGGCAAATACTCTCCTTGTTATATTTGGGACAAGTCTCCTTACCGCTCGG GCTGGCTTATCAATGGCACTGGGAGCATTTTTGGCTGGTTTGTTGTTAGCAGAAACAGAGTTCTCcttacaggttgagtcggatattgCTCCTTATCGCGGTCTTCTGTTAGGCTTGTTCTTTATGACG GTTGGAATGTCTATTGACCCAAAGTTGTTTATGTCAAATTTCCCAGCAATCTCTCTGATATTAAGTCTGTTAATTATTGGGAAGACATTGTTAGTAACACTTACTGGTAGATTGTTTGGAATTTCGACCATAGCTGCCGTCCGGACTGGACTTTTGCTTGCACCTGGCGGGGAGTTTGCTTTTGTTGCCTTTGGAGAAGCTGTCAACCAG GGTCTTCTATCGCCTCAATTATCGTCATTATTATTTTTGGTGGTTGGTATTTCAATGGCTATGACACCATATTTAGCTGCGGGAGGGCAGTTTCTGGCATCTAAATTCGAGCAGCATGATGTGAGGAGCTTATTGCCAGTGGAAAGTGAG ACCGATGACTTGCAAGGCCATATTATTATCTTGGGATTTGGACGTGTTGGGCAG ATCATTGCCCAACTCCTGTCAGAGCGGTTAATTCCATTTGTTGCGCTTGATGTTCGAAG TGACCGGGTGGCAGTTGGACGTGCACTAGACCTACCAGTATATTTCGGTGATGCAGGAAGCAGGGAG GTACTGCACAAAGTTGGAGCTGAGAGGGCCTGTGCTGCTGCCATCACTTTAGACACTCCGGGTGCAAATTATCGAGCTGTTTGGGCTCTGAGCAAATACTTTCCAAATGTGAAGACATTTGTCCGAGCACATGACGTTGATCATGGTGTTAATTTGGAGAAAGCAGGTGCATCAGCG GTCGTCCCCGAGACCTTAGAACCAAGTCTTCAGTTGGCTGCTGCTGTTCTTGCCCAA GCAAAACTTCCAATGTCAGAGATTGCAGCGACTATCAACGAGTTCAGGAATCGTCATTTGTCAGAGCTAACCGAG CTATGTTCTACATCTGGGAACTCTTTGGGCTATGGGTTCTCCAGAGTCATGTCGAAAACAAAGCCTCTGATCTCCGACGATGAAAGTGAACCTGTCGATGGAGCATTGGCAATCTGA